The stretch of DNA TGATTGAACCGCTTTTGTTGCGTTTTTTTCGTATAAACATCCCCAATTTTACCAGCGGGACACCCAAAATTCAAGCAGCTCTCGTCGGAGTGGGTCTGAAATTTAACCCCTCCGCACAAGTCAGGAGCTGTGCAGGAAAATCTTTGATTCCGCCAAACTAGCCGGAAAGTTTCAGTTGGCGCGAGGACCGAGGCGAAAAAGCGCAAAATAATGCCGAACAAAATTATCCGCGTGTGCTCCACGGCGCGAAAGGATAATTTTGTGAAGGCGGCATAAGGCGGTTTTTTGCAAAATCCCCGCAATCCGGCTGAAACATTCAGGCAAATCTTATCCGGGAGCAAGTCTATTTGAAGGCCTTCAACTCAAGTTTGAATGTGTCCGAGGCGCCCGGCGCCAGCTCCGGCCTGCGCAGGCACAGCAGCGCGCTGCCCTGATAAGTGCGCTCCGCCCCGTTTTCGGAAAGCGAGACCGTCTCCAGCGGAAAAGACCACAGCTCCATCCCGGCGGCGCATTTTAGCGAGAGGTTCCCGCAAACCGGGTCGCGGAACTCCGCCTCCGTAACGGCCTCGCGCCGGCCTTTGGGGCAGATTTCCGCGGAGGAGAAGGCAAAGCACAGCTCCGCCCCGAAATGCAGTTTGCGCGGCGCATCCGCCAGATTGGTGATGCGGTAATCCGCGCTCCAGCTTCCGTCGGCGCAGTTGAGCCGTATAACTTTCCCCACCTCCACCGGCGAATGCGCGTCGCCCACCCATACCGCGCCTTTGCGCGACATGGTTACGGTTACAAAACCGTCCTCTTCCGCAACCTCCGCCTGATACTCCCCCAGCACGAAATCGCCCTGCTCGCCATAGGCGGCTTTGGCAAAACCGTCAAGCGCGGTTTCGGGATGTATGAAATGGTCCAGCAGGCACTGCCTTAAATGCCAGTCGTAGCAGAGCATGTCCGCCAGCTGGCGCTGGCGCGCCGCGTTTTTGCCGGAATGGGTTTTGACCGCGCGGTGGTAGGGCTCCGGCCTGCGGGAGAGGACGTTGCACCAGTTGGCCTCGCCCTCCTTCCAGTCCCACTGCCACAGCGCGCCGCCGCGCGCCGGCGAGAAATTCCAGTTCCCGCCGCGCGATTCCACGAAAAGCTGCTCTTTGCCGGCATTGTCCCAGTCCTGGCGGAAAATGCGCGGCGGGCCGCCGGTTTCCAGCGCTTTTTCGGCTTTTATCATGTTGCGGTAATTCTCGGCGCGGATATGCGGCAGGTAGAGCCCGCCGAAAACGCCGTGCCAGTAGCCGCAGTTGCACTGGCTCATCCACAGCCGGTCCAGCGCCTGCGCCTTGCCCGGCGCGTCCGACTCGTGAACGCGGCGGCTTACCCGCAGTGTTTTGCGGTACATCCGGTTGGATTCGGGATATTTTGACAGGAAATTGCGGAAATAGCCGCCGCGCAGGAAAGCCCTGTCTTTTTCCGGCATGGATTTGTAAAGCCGCTCCAGCTCGGCGGACGGGTCCGGCGGCAGCGCCCATTGCGAAAGCTCGTGATAGGAAGTGGTGGGCAGATACGCCGCGCCCAGCGGCGCGGACGAAGCCAGCCGTCCGGAAAATGTTTCCGTTTCCAGCCACTGGGAATTGTTCTCTATCAGCGAGAACATCCGGTCCAGCCAGCCCCTCTTGTAAACGAGGTCCCCTGTTCCGGGCCAGAGGCCGAATTTCTCGCCGTCGTCGGCCATGACGAAAGCGCAGTCCGTCCCGCGGTATTTTGAAAGGAATTCTATCGTCTTTTCCGGGTCCGCAAAAGGCATGAGGTATCTGAGCCGGCTGCTGATGGGGAAAACGCGCAGCGGCTTCCCCTGATATTCTGTGATGTAATAGCCGGAGAGTTTGTCCTCCCCTATCCCGGCGGAGAAAAAGTGTATGTCGTCCAGCACGGTGTATTCCACGCCGCAGTCATGCAGCTGCCCGGCAAGCTGGGGCTCCCACACGCGCTCGGCCAGCCAGACGCCTTTGGGGGCGATGCCGAAGCGGCGGCTTACATATTCGCTCATCTTGCCCACCTGGCCGCGCGCATCCGCGTCCGGCAGCAGCGCAAGCACCGGCTCGTAATACCCGCCGGAGAGAATCTCTATCTGCCCCGGCTGCGCCATTTCGCGCAGTTTGTCCAGATAGTCGGGATGGGCGGTTTCCAGCCAGTCGTAGAGTATGCCGGAAAAGTGCATGGAGGTTTTGATTTTCGGATGGCGGCGCAGCACGTCCACAAAGGGGAGGTACGCGCTCTGGTAGGCCTGCTCCAGCACGAAGCCGAAATTGCCCACCGGCTGGTGATTATGTATTCCGATGATGAGTTTGACCATATTTATATGAGGCTCAATCAGGAGCAATTATCCCATAAATGCGCCGCGCTGGACGAGTAGAAAACGGACGGACAGGCGCATGTGGCCGCGTCCACGCGGAAATCCTCGGTGGACGAGACCAGGTCCCATTCAAGCGGCGCGGTATTTGTAAATACCAGCGCAACCGGAGTAGCGCCGGTCTTGCAGGTGTAGCCGCTGGCCGGCGCGCCCGTTTCCAGCAGGGCCACGGCTTTTGCCAGGCCGGCCTGAATCGGCCCGGCGGCGAACAGGGATTTTTCTCCCTCACGGACGGCTGCGGCGGCCCTTATATGCGAATGGAACACCGCCAGCGCCCACAACGACGCCAGCACGAAAGTCATTGCCAGCACAAAGGCGCTGCCCCTGCGGTTCATCATGGCGCCACCCTGCTCCAGAAGACTTCCAAATTCACCACAGGGTTGGTGGAGGAGGCCACCCCCTGCGAGCGCAATTCATAGTTCGCGGTGAATTTGGAGTTGTCTATCACAGGCGAGCAGGAAAAAGAGCCCACCTGATTTGCCACCGTCATGGTGGTGGCTGAGATTTCCTCATAACGCAGCAACCGGCCCGTGGTGGCGCCCTCCTGAAGCTCCAAAGTGTATGTTATACTGTGCCCGCCGGAGGGGTTTATGACGAAATAGCCGCTTTCGTCATGGCTTTCCACATCCGTGGCCGCCTTCATATCGCGCGCCAGCCAGGCGCGCGCGGCCAGGCTTTCGCGCAGAGTGCGCGAGCGTTCCAGCATATACGCGGTCTGCTTGCGCGAGGTTATCCACGCGCTGCTGAAGCTGGACGCAAACACCATGAACAGCGCGCCGGCCACCAGCATTTCCAACGTGGTCATCCCTTTCATTGGCAGGGGTCCGTGCTGCCGGGAAGCGGGTCCAACGTTATGTGCACAGAGGCGGAGGAGGGGTATGTTTCCGCGGAAGTTATGGCGGCCCGGCATTTATCCGGCCTGGGATGCTGCGAAGAGTATATCACCGCCGTAACCGCCGTGTCATTGCTTTCCGGGACCAGCACCACCTGCTGGCTGGAACTTTCCACCCAATGCAATTGCTTCACGCCGTTGACGGTGATGACTCCAAGCCCCGCTATGGCGATGAATATCAGGGTGATGGCAACCTCCACCTCCACCAGCGTGAAGCCAGCCGCTCTCATTGAGGCTCGAATTCGCCTTTGCCGACACCGCAGACGGGGCAGACCCAGTCCTCCGGCAGTTTGGAAAAAGCCGTGCCGGGCGCTATATTATGCTCCGGGTCCCCCTCTGCGGGATCGTAAATGTATCCGCACACTTTGCAGACGTATTTTTCCATATGGCTCTCCTTTTCCGGCGCGGGGACATGCCATGTCGTGGCCGCGCGCGGCGTTTTTCCGCGCAGGACGCGCCGGTAGTAGTCGTATGTCAGCGGCCTGCCCTCTCCCAGCTTTTCGCCGGCAACCGCTTCGCCGGCGAAAAGCGTATGCGTCCCCAAATCCAGGGTATGGCTTACCCGGACCTCAAATACGGACAGCGCGTGTTCCGGCGCGAGCGGCGCGCCGGTAACACCGTCCCGGCATTTGGCCTGCGCGAACTTATCCGTGTCCCGGCAGGAACGGAAGCCGAACAGCCCGATATAGGACATGGGCGTGTCCTCTGCCAGAACGGAAACGGCGAACACCCCGCTTTTCGCTATAAGCCCGTGGGTGAAATTGCCCTTGTTGACGCAGGCGGCGACGCGCGGCGGCTCCGCCGTGGTCTGAAAAACCGTGTTTGTCAGCTGGCCGCCCCGCCTGCCTTCATGCGCGGAGGAGACTATATACAGCCCGTATGAAATATCGGCCAGCGCGGCCGGCAGCATGTCAGCCATAAACCCATTCTACAAAAACTTTGCTATCATATTACGTCAATGAAAAAGCACGTTTCCGCAATAGGCTGGGGGTTTGCCACCAAGGGCATCACATTCCTGCTGTTTTACGCGTTGCAGATTTTCCTGGTGAGAAAACTTCCGGTAAGCGTCTACGGGGTGTGGAGCCTGTTTTATTCGGCATTCATAGTGTCGCTTTTCATTTCGGAATGCGGAATCAACTCGTCCGCCCGCAAGTATATAGCCGAACACGCCGAAACCGGCTGCGCCGGAGCCGTCATGTCCGCCTCGTTCAGGCTGAGGCTGGCCGCCAGCGCGATATTCGGCGCGGCGATTGCTCTGGCCGCGCATCCGCTGGCCGCGCTGCTGGGCCATGAGGAACTGGCGCCGCTGTTCCGGGTGGCGGGCCCCATGCTGTTTCTGGCGGGAATTGTGGAATATTACAAGTCCGTGTTCATCGGCATGAGGCGGATTAACCTCAATTTCTGGCTTAACGCCGCGGAGCATGGCGCCAAGCTGGCGCTGGGCGCGGCAGCGGTGTATATGGCGGTGAAGCTCCCCCTGGGGCTGGCAGGCTCTTTCACCGCGGCTTTGGCCGTGGCCGCCACGGCGGGATTTTTCATGGAACGGGCGGTGGAACACCCCTCCGCGGACGGGCTGCCTCCCAAAATGGAAGGCCGGCTGATGCGCTATGCGCTGCCGCTTTTCATCTACAGCGCGCTTGTGACCGCCATGCTGGAGGCGGATACCCTCATTCTGGGCGCGCTGAAGGGCGCGGAGGCGGCGGGGCTCTACAACGCCGCCAAGCAGATAGTGGCCAAGGGGCCGCATATAGCCGTGGCCATCGGGATGGGGGTGATGCCGGCTTTCGCCCGGCTGGCCGCGCACAACCGGGACGAGATGCGGCGGCTGTTCAACCAGCTTATGCTGCTTAACACGGCGGTAATCGGCACGGTGGCGCTGGTAATTGCGCTTTTCGGCGATAAAATACTGCTTATTCTTTACGGCGCGAAATGCCTGCCCGCCGCGCCGGCTTTCAGAATGCTGTCGGTTTTCCTGCTGGCGGCGTCCTATGCGACATTCCTTGTGAATTTCCTTGAATATCAGGGCAAGGCGTGGCGGATAGCGTTCAACATAACCGTCGCCCTGGGCATAGACGCGGCCATGCTGGCGGTTCTTGCCCCGCGCCTGGGCGGGCTGGGCGCGGCTATGTCGCTGTCGGCGGGGTTTGCGGTTTTCGCCGCGCTGTGCTGGCGCGATGTAAAGAAATCGCTGGAGGCGTGAAAATGGCTGTCATAACGGAAGAGCACCTCAGGGAGCAGACGCTGAAGCTGGCGGCGCAGAAAATGCTGCTTGCCGCGCGCACCGCGCCCAAGGCCCGCGGGACAGACAACATAATATGCGCCGTGATTGACGGCCCCGACATCGCCCGCCTCGCGGACAAGATGGAGGAGCTGGGCCGCCGGCAGAACCGGCAGTTCATGCTGCGCGACGCCTCCAACATCCGCCGGCACGCCGGCGCCGTTGTGCTGATAGGCAGCAAAATCGCGCCGCTGGGCCTTGACTGCGGTTTTTGCGGCTGGCCCACCTGCGCGGAAAAGGAAACGCATCCCGCCGCGCCCTGCGCCTTCAACACCGGGGATCTGGGGATAGCGGTGGGTTCCGCCGCCTGCGCCGCAGCCGACTTCCGGGCCGACAACCGCATCATGCTAAGCGCGGGCCGCGCCGCCGCGGAGCTGGGGCTGCTGGGACCGGAGGCGAAAATAATATACGGCATTCCGCTGTCGGCAACCGGAAAAAACCCGTTTTTTGACAGGGCGTGATGCGCATTCTGGCTATACTGACCGCGCTCTGCGCCGCCGCTCTGGCGGCGGAGCAGGGCTTTGAACAACTGCTTGCCGGGGCGGACAAATCCGGCAATTACAAAATCAAGGCGGATTACTACAAACGCGCGCTGGAAAGCTGGAAGGACGGCAGGGATTCCAAGTCCCGCAAAGCCGTGGCGCACGAGCGGCTGGCAGTGTGCTATCTGGCCCTGGGCCGCGCCGGCGAGGCGCAGAACCAGATGAATTTCGCCCTCGCGCTGGATTCGGCCTCGGCGGGGGCGCATATAACCATGTCCCAGGTGCTGCTGATGCAGGGCAACTGCGCCGGCGCGCTGAAAGAGACCGACGCCGCCCTCGCGCTGGCGCCGTCGTCGCAGCGGGCGGCGCTGTATTTCCGACGCGGGGCCGTCAATTCCAACTGCGCCAGAAACGACCCCGCCGCGCTGGACGATCTGGCCTCCGCCGTCGCCGTGGCAAGGCAGACAGGGCAGAACGGGGCGGCGCGCAAAAGCCTCATCCGCAGCGGCGCGATAAAATGCCGCCGCGGCGACTTCGCGCAGGGCGAGGCGGACCTGGCCGGCGCGCGGCGCATTCCGCAATCCGGCCCGCGCGAGGATATGCTGGAACTGGGCAAATGCCGCCAGCGGCAGCGCAAAAACGACAAGGCGCTGGAGGACTATTCGGCTTTCATAGCCTCCGCCGGAAAAGCGCATCCCCGGCTGGCGGAAGCGCGCTGCCGCCGCGGCGAAATCCGGCTGGAAGCGGGCGACACCGCCCGCGCGCTTGACGATTTCTCCGCCGGGCTGCGCGCCGCCATCAAGGCGGAGGCCGCCCCCAAACCCCCGCTGGAGGACGCGGATTCGGCCTACGACATGGCGCTCTGCCACCGCCTCCGCGCGCGCATTTACGAGCGCCGGGGCGACAGGCTGTTCGCCCGCCAGGATTACGAGGAGGCGTGCAGGCTCGGCTCCGCGCGGGACTGCAAAAAGGCGGGGAAAAGATGAAGCTCCTGCTGCTTGCGGCCGCGCTGGCCTGCGCCGCCGAGACGCCGGTGAAAAATCTGGCGTCCGCGCCCGCTAAATATTATGATAAGCCTTTATGCGTGCGCGGCAGGGCCGCGGATGTGCGCCGCATTTCCGCGCCGGACGGCAGCTACGACGTTTTTACCATACGCTCCGGCGCGGCGGAAATAGAAGCCGTGGCCCCCAGCGCCGAAGCGGCAACAGGCGGCATAATCGCCTGCGGCGTGTTCAAGAGCGCGCTGCTGGTGGGCCCGCTCAGGCTTGATGATGTTCTTGTGGCCGGCAGCATAACAAAACTGGCGGAAACCGCCGCCGGCAAACCCGGCGCGAAACGGAAACATAAAAAGAGAGGACGCAAACCATGAAAATCAACTCGTTCAACGTACTGCCAGATTTGCCGGATAATTTACAGGGCCTCTCGGAGCTGTCGCGCAACATGTGGTTCGCGTGGAACTGGGAGGCGATAATGATGTTTGTCGCCATGGACGACGAGCTGTGGCACAAATCCCACCGCAACCCGAAATGGATGCTGGGCAACATGGACAGGAAGCGGTTTGAGGAGCTTTCCCGCGACGGCAAATTCCTGGAGCTGCTGGAAAAAACCCGCCGCGACTTCCAGGATTACATGACCCGCAAAACCTGGCACGACGAAAACCGCAAGCCGGAGGAAAACGGTTTCCTGGCCGCCTATTTCTCCATGGAGTTCGGCATAGGCGAGGGGCTGCCCATGTATTCGGGCGGCCTGGGCATGCTTTCCGGCGACCATCTTAAAAGCTCCAGCGACCTGGGGCTGCCGCTTGTGGGCGTGGGTTTGTTCTACCAGCGCGGCTATATCTCCCAGACGCTCAACCGCGACGGCTGGCAGGTGGAGCGTTTCCCCGAAAACGACTGGGCCAACATGCCGGTGGAAAAGGTGCGCTCCGCCTCAGGCG from Elusimicrobiales bacterium encodes:
- a CDS encoding alpha-amylase/4-alpha-glucanotransferase domain-containing protein, which codes for MVKLIIGIHNHQPVGNFGFVLEQAYQSAYLPFVDVLRRHPKIKTSMHFSGILYDWLETAHPDYLDKLREMAQPGQIEILSGGYYEPVLALLPDADARGQVGKMSEYVSRRFGIAPKGVWLAERVWEPQLAGQLHDCGVEYTVLDDIHFFSAGIGEDKLSGYYITEYQGKPLRVFPISSRLRYLMPFADPEKTIEFLSKYRGTDCAFVMADDGEKFGLWPGTGDLVYKRGWLDRMFSLIENNSQWLETETFSGRLASSAPLGAAYLPTTSYHELSQWALPPDPSAELERLYKSMPEKDRAFLRGGYFRNFLSKYPESNRMYRKTLRVSRRVHESDAPGKAQALDRLWMSQCNCGYWHGVFGGLYLPHIRAENYRNMIKAEKALETGGPPRIFRQDWDNAGKEQLFVESRGGNWNFSPARGGALWQWDWKEGEANWCNVLSRRPEPYHRAVKTHSGKNAARQRQLADMLCYDWHLRQCLLDHFIHPETALDGFAKAAYGEQGDFVLGEYQAEVAEEDGFVTVTMSRKGAVWVGDAHSPVEVGKVIRLNCADGSWSADYRITNLADAPRKLHFGAELCFAFSSAEICPKGRREAVTEAEFRDPVCGNLSLKCAAGMELWSFPLETVSLSENGAERTYQGSALLCLRRPELAPGASDTFKLELKAFK
- a CDS encoding prepilin-type N-terminal cleavage/methylation domain-containing protein, whose product is MRAAGFTLVEVEVAITLIFIAIAGLGVITVNGVKQLHWVESSSQQVVLVPESNDTAVTAVIYSSQHPRPDKCRAAITSAETYPSSASVHITLDPLPGSTDPCQ
- a CDS encoding flavin reductase, which codes for MADMLPAALADISYGLYIVSSAHEGRRGGQLTNTVFQTTAEPPRVAACVNKGNFTHGLIAKSGVFAVSVLAEDTPMSYIGLFGFRSCRDTDKFAQAKCRDGVTGAPLAPEHALSVFEVRVSHTLDLGTHTLFAGEAVAGEKLGEGRPLTYDYYRRVLRGKTPRAATTWHVPAPEKESHMEKYVCKVCGYIYDPAEGDPEHNIAPGTAFSKLPEDWVCPVCGVGKGEFEPQ
- a CDS encoding oligosaccharide flippase family protein; its protein translation is MKKHVSAIGWGFATKGITFLLFYALQIFLVRKLPVSVYGVWSLFYSAFIVSLFISECGINSSARKYIAEHAETGCAGAVMSASFRLRLAASAIFGAAIALAAHPLAALLGHEELAPLFRVAGPMLFLAGIVEYYKSVFIGMRRINLNFWLNAAEHGAKLALGAAAVYMAVKLPLGLAGSFTAALAVAATAGFFMERAVEHPSADGLPPKMEGRLMRYALPLFIYSALVTAMLEADTLILGALKGAEAAGLYNAAKQIVAKGPHIAVAIGMGVMPAFARLAAHNRDEMRRLFNQLMLLNTAVIGTVALVIALFGDKILLILYGAKCLPAAPAFRMLSVFLLAASYATFLVNFLEYQGKAWRIAFNITVALGIDAAMLAVLAPRLGGLGAAMSLSAGFAVFAALCWRDVKKSLEA
- a CDS encoding DUF2148 domain-containing protein, giving the protein MAVITEEHLREQTLKLAAQKMLLAARTAPKARGTDNIICAVIDGPDIARLADKMEELGRRQNRQFMLRDASNIRRHAGAVVLIGSKIAPLGLDCGFCGWPTCAEKETHPAAPCAFNTGDLGIAVGSAACAAADFRADNRIMLSAGRAAAELGLLGPEAKIIYGIPLSATGKNPFFDRA